From one Ictalurus punctatus breed USDA103 chromosome 20, Coco_2.0, whole genome shotgun sequence genomic stretch:
- the coq3 gene encoding ubiquinone biosynthesis O-methyltransferase, mitochondrial isoform X2, protein MFSKQSVRLAGFVLIKSRLTCPIPVIKYATNECQCAALKRSHTSWTGHKQHTHSEGKTRGTLDPAEVRKFQVLANKWWDIQGEFAPLHAMNELRVPFIRDNLLTVHGGGVMGRPLSGLRILDVGCGGGLLTEPLGRMGAEVLGVDPVEVSVRTAELHSSLDPALRGRVRYRACTLEDLTEEEGNEEAFDAIVASEVLEHLADLDTFVHCCYRMLKPGGSVFITTISRTRLSYVLGILVAEQVLRIVPRGTHEWDKFITPVELETILESSGIIVQSVRGMLYNPLSKCWSWQQSTAVNYALHAIKQKEEPLHQTPTEDSTFI, encoded by the exons ATGTTTTCCAAGCAATCCGTACGTCTTGCTGGCTTTGTATTGATCAAATCCAGATTAACATGCCCGATACCTGTGATAAAATATGCGACAAATGAATGTCAGTGTGCTGCGTTGAAGCGCTCACACACCAGCTGGACGGGAcataaacagcacacacactctgagggCAAGACCAGAGG TACTCTGGACCCGGCTGAGGTCAGGAAGTTCCAGGTTCTGGCCAATAAATGGTGGGACATTCAAGGTGAATTTGCACCTCTCCATGCCATGAATGAGCTAAGAGTGCCCTTCATCCG TGATAACCTGTTGACTGTGCACGGTGGCGGTGTGATGGGTCGCCCCCTGTCTGGGCTCAGGATACTGGATGTGGGATGTGGTGGAGGTCTGCTTACTGAG CCCTTAGGGCGGATGGGTGCTGAGGTGCTGGGTGTTGACCCGGTAGAAGTGAGCGTGCGGACAGCAGAGCTGCACTCATCCCTTGATCCTGCGCTTAGAGGACGAGTGCGTTATCGCGCATGCACGCTGGAGGACCTTACTGAGGAAGAGGGAAACGAGGAAGCATTCGATGCGATCGTGGCCTCTGAAGTGCTCGAACACCTGGCAGATCTCGACACCTTCGTCCACTGTTGCTATCGCATGCTGAAG cCCGGTGGGTCTGTCTTCATCACCACTATCAGCCGGACTCGGCTGTCCTACGTCTTGGGAATCCTGGTGGCTGAGCAGGTGCTGCGCATTGTCCCGAGAGGGACTCATGAGTGGGACAAGTTCATCACCCCAGTGGAGCTGGAGACAATTCTGGAGTCTT cTGGAATTATTGTTCAGTCTGTCCGAGGAATGCTGTATAACCCTCTTTCCAAATGTTGGAGTTGGCAGCAGAGCACGGCTGTGAATTATGCACTGCACGCCATCAAACAGAAGGAGGAGCCACTACACCAAACCCCCACTGAGGATTCGACTTTTATTTGA
- the coq3 gene encoding ubiquinone biosynthesis O-methyltransferase, mitochondrial isoform X1, translated as MFSKQSVRLAGFVLIKSRLTCPIPVIKYATNECQCAALKRSHTSWTGHKQHTHSEGKTRGVHIHNVRPISYSTLDPAEVRKFQVLANKWWDIQGEFAPLHAMNELRVPFIRDNLLTVHGGGVMGRPLSGLRILDVGCGGGLLTEPLGRMGAEVLGVDPVEVSVRTAELHSSLDPALRGRVRYRACTLEDLTEEEGNEEAFDAIVASEVLEHLADLDTFVHCCYRMLKPGGSVFITTISRTRLSYVLGILVAEQVLRIVPRGTHEWDKFITPVELETILESSGIIVQSVRGMLYNPLSKCWSWQQSTAVNYALHAIKQKEEPLHQTPTEDSTFI; from the exons ATGTTTTCCAAGCAATCCGTACGTCTTGCTGGCTTTGTATTGATCAAATCCAGATTAACATGCCCGATACCTGTGATAAAATATGCGACAAATGAATGTCAGTGTGCTGCGTTGAAGCGCTCACACACCAGCTGGACGGGAcataaacagcacacacactctgagggCAAGACCAGAGG TGTCCATATCCATAATGTCCGTCCCATCTCCTACAGTACTCTGGACCCGGCTGAGGTCAGGAAGTTCCAGGTTCTGGCCAATAAATGGTGGGACATTCAAGGTGAATTTGCACCTCTCCATGCCATGAATGAGCTAAGAGTGCCCTTCATCCG TGATAACCTGTTGACTGTGCACGGTGGCGGTGTGATGGGTCGCCCCCTGTCTGGGCTCAGGATACTGGATGTGGGATGTGGTGGAGGTCTGCTTACTGAG CCCTTAGGGCGGATGGGTGCTGAGGTGCTGGGTGTTGACCCGGTAGAAGTGAGCGTGCGGACAGCAGAGCTGCACTCATCCCTTGATCCTGCGCTTAGAGGACGAGTGCGTTATCGCGCATGCACGCTGGAGGACCTTACTGAGGAAGAGGGAAACGAGGAAGCATTCGATGCGATCGTGGCCTCTGAAGTGCTCGAACACCTGGCAGATCTCGACACCTTCGTCCACTGTTGCTATCGCATGCTGAAG cCCGGTGGGTCTGTCTTCATCACCACTATCAGCCGGACTCGGCTGTCCTACGTCTTGGGAATCCTGGTGGCTGAGCAGGTGCTGCGCATTGTCCCGAGAGGGACTCATGAGTGGGACAAGTTCATCACCCCAGTGGAGCTGGAGACAATTCTGGAGTCTT cTGGAATTATTGTTCAGTCTGTCCGAGGAATGCTGTATAACCCTCTTTCCAAATGTTGGAGTTGGCAGCAGAGCACGGCTGTGAATTATGCACTGCACGCCATCAAACAGAAGGAGGAGCCACTACACCAAACCCCCACTGAGGATTCGACTTTTATTTGA